From the genome of Varibaculum prostatecancerukia, one region includes:
- a CDS encoding zinc-binding dehydrogenase produces MTIPETMKAAVLRDIDKGLEVNEIRTPHPKAGEVLIKVAACGLCHSDLHVIGGAINFPKPCVLGHEVAGQIVELGEGNEHTGLKVGQYVSGAFLMPCGQCEACSSGRDDLCAPFFDLNRLQGKLYDGTTRLADLDGSEIAMYSMGGLAEYAVVPSTSVAVVPESMDLVASAIIGCAAMTAFGAVRRGADLHFGESVAVVATGGVGSNIIQIAKAFGARQVVGIDISDDKLASAKELGATDVINSVTQDARAEILKITDGRGVDVAFEALGRPETWTTALDVLKDGGRMVPIGLGAGVQTAQVEINRLVRRSQHILGSYGARTRQDLPEVIRMADQGLIDYKKIVTKRVPLEEAGATYNLLAKGEVQGRAVVDMSL; encoded by the coding sequence ATGACAATTCCCGAGACAATGAAAGCCGCAGTTCTACGCGATATTGATAAAGGACTGGAAGTAAACGAGATCCGCACCCCTCACCCCAAGGCGGGAGAAGTACTTATCAAAGTGGCTGCTTGCGGACTTTGCCACTCTGACCTGCACGTAATTGGGGGAGCAATCAATTTCCCCAAGCCTTGCGTACTCGGTCATGAAGTTGCCGGGCAAATCGTTGAACTGGGAGAAGGTAACGAGCACACCGGCCTGAAAGTAGGTCAGTATGTTTCGGGAGCATTCCTAATGCCTTGTGGTCAGTGTGAGGCATGTTCCTCCGGACGCGATGATCTTTGTGCGCCCTTCTTCGACCTCAACCGCTTGCAGGGAAAGCTCTATGACGGCACCACCCGCTTGGCTGATTTGGACGGTAGCGAAATCGCCATGTACTCCATGGGTGGGCTCGCGGAATACGCGGTAGTGCCCTCCACTTCGGTAGCGGTAGTGCCCGAAAGTATGGATTTGGTTGCTTCTGCGATTATTGGCTGTGCGGCGATGACCGCTTTCGGCGCGGTGCGTCGTGGCGCTGACCTGCACTTTGGAGAGAGCGTAGCGGTAGTTGCCACTGGGGGCGTAGGCTCGAACATCATCCAGATTGCCAAGGCCTTCGGGGCGCGGCAGGTCGTGGGTATCGATATTTCCGATGACAAACTAGCCAGTGCTAAAGAATTGGGTGCGACCGACGTTATCAATTCGGTTACCCAGGATGCGCGTGCGGAAATCCTGAAGATTACTGATGGACGCGGGGTAGATGTGGCCTTCGAGGCGCTTGGGCGTCCTGAAACCTGGACTACCGCGCTAGACGTACTTAAAGACGGAGGACGCATGGTGCCGATTGGCCTAGGTGCCGGGGTGCAGACCGCTCAGGTAGAAATCAATCGTCTGGTACGTCGTTCTCAACACATTTTGGGATCCTATGGAGCTCGTACTCGCCAGGATCTGCCGGAGGTAATCCGCATGGCTGATCAGGGGCTAATCGATTACAAGAAGATTGTTACCAAGCGGGTTCCGCTGGAAGAAGCCGGTGCCACCTACAATCTGCTAGCCAAGGGCGAGGTACAAGGCCGCGCTGTGGTAGATATGTCGCTGTAA
- a CDS encoding acyltransferase family protein, with translation MISSVPPPPPEMTPASGAPPTSAPIRAGAPAFAVSNHPGPHRLAPPPPAPASPPASSNSQAPKASYRILGLDGLRAVGCAAVLLYHLLPEAAPGGFLGVDVFFVLSGFLITALLVRDYEKFGKVRITRFWLRRIRRLLPAVAATGFSCTIIALFVSRDLLVGIKSQLAGVLTFTYNWLKIFKGENYFTMSNPDLFTNMWSLAVEQQFYLFWPLVVLLLVLLPRPLKVLAALLLAAGSAFLMGLIAPDDLNRAYMGSDTHAFGLMIGAALAFAVRSPLSRASSPAKGAQLRGLAGILSFLVLLACFYLVPDQGKYTYPWLTLSVCLAAALVIQAVLAPVIITKTAMSPLVVVLDSKPFVWLGERSYGIYLWHWPILVIARTAAPLLNPLINALVVTILSVLLAAATYRWIENPMRRGGILPTLKRWMAPIRKRPLITACRWVAICTFVSAVIVSVALAPAKTSAQEAVERGEAAKATVSETPSKPSSNSPVPSPRGLPIQPVEANVTFLGDSVMLASKGEIQAAFPGAVVDAEVSRAWPKAVSLINQYKDSGQLGHWVVLSLATNTDLKPEQIDPVRQALGPDHHLVLVTGFGPASEPWIFRTNDALIAYAAAHPKDTLVVRWDQVAPTIREHLASDSVHPDQEGAKRWVAELVQTLKDYPGVTQVGTP, from the coding sequence ATGATTAGCTCGGTTCCGCCACCGCCTCCCGAGATGACTCCTGCTTCCGGCGCCCCTCCTACATCTGCTCCCATACGTGCTGGTGCACCCGCTTTTGCCGTTTCCAACCATCCTGGTCCCCACCGTCTTGCACCTCCCCCTCCTGCTCCTGCTTCTCCACCCGCTTCTTCCAATAGCCAAGCCCCTAAAGCCAGCTACCGAATTTTGGGGCTGGATGGTTTACGCGCGGTAGGCTGCGCCGCGGTTTTGCTTTACCACTTGTTGCCGGAGGCTGCGCCGGGAGGATTCCTAGGGGTAGACGTATTCTTTGTGCTCTCCGGGTTTTTAATCACCGCTTTACTGGTGCGAGACTACGAAAAATTCGGCAAGGTAAGAATCACGCGGTTTTGGTTGCGCCGAATCCGCCGCCTCCTACCTGCAGTTGCCGCTACCGGTTTTTCTTGCACCATAATTGCACTTTTCGTTTCCCGCGACCTCTTAGTAGGGATAAAAAGCCAGCTCGCTGGGGTTTTAACCTTTACCTATAACTGGCTAAAGATTTTCAAGGGTGAAAACTATTTCACCATGTCCAATCCTGATTTGTTCACTAATATGTGGTCGTTGGCGGTAGAACAGCAGTTTTATCTGTTCTGGCCACTGGTAGTGCTGTTGCTAGTATTGCTTCCGCGCCCCCTCAAGGTTCTGGCAGCACTACTTCTAGCGGCAGGGTCAGCCTTCCTAATGGGATTAATAGCGCCCGACGATTTGAATCGTGCCTATATGGGATCGGATACTCACGCCTTCGGTTTAATGATCGGAGCGGCGCTAGCGTTTGCGGTCCGATCGCCCCTATCTCGCGCTTCTTCCCCCGCCAAAGGGGCGCAACTGCGCGGTTTAGCCGGAATTCTTAGCTTTCTCGTGCTCTTGGCTTGCTTCTACCTCGTTCCCGACCAGGGAAAATACACCTACCCTTGGCTGACTCTGTCAGTTTGTCTCGCTGCTGCTTTAGTTATCCAAGCGGTTTTAGCTCCAGTAATCATCACTAAAACCGCAATGTCTCCCCTGGTTGTGGTGCTCGACAGCAAACCATTTGTCTGGCTGGGAGAACGCTCATACGGCATCTACCTGTGGCATTGGCCAATCTTGGTCATCGCTCGTACTGCCGCTCCTCTGCTAAATCCGTTAATAAATGCCCTGGTAGTAACCATACTTTCGGTACTTTTAGCTGCCGCAACTTACCGCTGGATCGAAAACCCGATGCGCAGAGGCGGAATCTTGCCGACTTTGAAACGCTGGATGGCCCCGATTAGGAAGCGCCCCCTTATTACTGCTTGCCGGTGGGTGGCAATCTGTACTTTCGTATCGGCAGTTATCGTTAGCGTAGCGTTGGCTCCGGCAAAAACCTCCGCACAAGAGGCAGTAGAGCGGGGGGAAGCCGCTAAAGCTACCGTTAGTGAGACTCCCTCTAAGCCTTCTAGCAACTCCCCTGTTCCTTCACCGCGTGGCCTGCCAATTCAACCGGTGGAAGCCAATGTAACTTTCCTGGGCGATTCGGTAATGCTTGCCTCTAAGGGCGAGATTCAGGCGGCTTTCCCGGGCGCTGTGGTTGATGCGGAGGTTTCTCGCGCCTGGCCAAAGGCGGTATCTCTGATTAACCAGTATAAAGATTCAGGTCAATTGGGGCATTGGGTGGTGCTGAGTTTGGCTACCAATACCGACTTAAAACCCGAGCAGATTGATCCAGTGCGGCAAGCATTAGGACCCGACCACCACTTGGTTTTGGTTACCGGTTTTGGTCCGGCCAGCGAACCTTGGATTTTTAGAACCAATGACGCTTTGATTGCCTACGCTGCCGCCCACCCTAAAGACACCCTGGTCGTCAGGTGGGATCAAGTTGCTCCTACTATCCGGGAGCATCTGGCCTCCGACAGCGTACACCCCGATCAAGAGGGTGCGAAACGCTGGGTAGCTGAGCTAGTGCAGACCCTCAAGGACTACCCGGGAGTTACTCAAGTCGGTACGCCTTAA
- a CDS encoding ADP-ribosylglycohydrolase family protein, with translation MAEASETNRERGDQENDLIRRGGQAPLAIMADRTSAVLVGQACGNALGVGYEFKTPPLAGTPRMLGAEGRLAGGEWSENTQLAICLAEVAVTGIDLTTEEGLDAIASRYLAWYQGGTRKVDAPTRVVLETTVNDISNVNPARKIRSAAAYFHMRTRRTNGSGPLSRCAILGLTRIKDPQWTAESVRAVTELTHVDSLASEAAIIYAEAIRRAVTDPLPGDESWASRINLGSGIALLASSRREQWREWLQQAEETYFKPPRDNTYAVPALQAVAGILRAVKIEHRENPLSGQDAFRRAVSLAVQLGGATDAIAGLVGALFAAGIGLAQVPSDLQKRLHGWPGLKADALAEMGVGAALAGVVGTHGMAQMITSAASLTDLIAAHPDAQLDSEITPEP, from the coding sequence GTGGCTGAGGCGAGCGAGACAAACCGGGAACGCGGCGATCAAGAAAATGACTTGATCCGACGCGGTGGTCAAGCACCCCTCGCGATCATGGCGGATCGGACTAGCGCAGTCCTAGTTGGGCAAGCCTGCGGTAATGCCCTGGGCGTTGGCTACGAATTCAAAACTCCGCCACTGGCAGGCACCCCGCGAATGTTAGGGGCTGAAGGGCGTCTAGCAGGCGGGGAATGGTCGGAAAATACCCAGCTAGCAATCTGTCTAGCTGAAGTGGCAGTAACCGGAATTGACCTCACCACGGAAGAAGGTCTAGATGCGATTGCCTCCCGCTATTTAGCCTGGTATCAGGGGGGTACTCGTAAAGTTGATGCCCCCACGCGGGTGGTATTGGAAACTACCGTTAACGATATTTCCAATGTGAATCCCGCGCGAAAAATACGTTCTGCTGCGGCCTATTTCCATATGCGCACCCGGCGTACCAACGGCTCTGGTCCACTTAGTCGTTGCGCTATTCTCGGGCTGACTCGTATAAAAGATCCGCAGTGGACGGCAGAATCGGTGCGGGCAGTCACCGAACTTACCCACGTGGATTCCCTGGCTAGCGAGGCGGCGATTATCTATGCGGAAGCGATTCGCCGCGCAGTCACCGACCCGCTCCCCGGTGATGAATCCTGGGCGAGCCGGATAAATCTGGGTAGCGGGATTGCCTTGCTTGCCTCTTCTCGCCGTGAGCAGTGGCGTGAATGGCTGCAACAGGCAGAAGAAACCTATTTCAAACCACCTCGTGACAACACCTATGCGGTTCCCGCCCTGCAGGCAGTTGCTGGAATCTTGCGGGCAGTTAAAATCGAGCACCGTGAAAACCCGCTCAGTGGGCAAGATGCATTTCGGAGGGCAGTGTCCCTAGCGGTCCAACTAGGTGGGGCAACCGATGCTATTGCCGGGCTAGTCGGGGCGCTGTTTGCTGCAGGGATCGGGCTGGCGCAAGTGCCTTCCGATCTGCAAAAGCGGCTTCACGGCTGGCCGGGACTCAAAGCCGATGCCTTGGCGGAAATGGGGGTAGGGGCTGCCTTGGCGGGGGTAGTAGGCACGCACGGGATGGCGCAAATGATCACCTCGGCAGCCTCGCTGACCGATCTAATCGCCGCCCACCCAGATGCCCAGTTAGATTCGGAAATCACTCCCGAACCCTAA
- a CDS encoding HAD-IIB family hydrolase has protein sequence MGAIKAMVFDLDGTLTPSKQAMQAGLAREFARLTRTLPTGVISGGSLHQFSRQLLIPLQSQVFSPENLHLMPTCGTRYYRFENGDWQAKYVLDMDPDLAGKAKKVIEEVARSLGYWCDNPVGEIIEDRGSQLTYSALGQQAGKAEKDAWDPSGEKRAEIASRAGKLLPELTVLSGGSTSVDITMKGIDKAYGVGEFLEQTGLQPAQVLFVGDRLDPDGNDYPAVRTGVQTRATSGPGQTEAIIAQVLAG, from the coding sequence GTGGGCGCGATTAAGGCAATGGTGTTTGACCTGGACGGCACTCTGACCCCCTCAAAGCAGGCAATGCAAGCGGGACTGGCTAGAGAATTTGCGCGCCTCACCCGCACTCTTCCCACCGGAGTAATCAGCGGGGGTTCTCTTCATCAGTTTTCAAGGCAGTTACTAATTCCCTTGCAGTCACAAGTATTTTCGCCGGAAAACTTGCATCTTATGCCCACTTGCGGCACCCGCTACTACCGATTTGAAAATGGCGATTGGCAGGCCAAATATGTCCTAGACATGGATCCCGATCTTGCTGGCAAAGCGAAAAAGGTGATTGAGGAGGTCGCTCGTTCCCTGGGATATTGGTGCGACAATCCGGTAGGGGAAATCATCGAGGATCGCGGCTCCCAGTTAACCTATTCAGCCCTCGGGCAGCAGGCAGGAAAAGCAGAAAAGGACGCTTGGGATCCTAGCGGGGAAAAACGGGCAGAAATTGCTTCCCGCGCGGGAAAGCTGTTGCCGGAACTGACCGTACTTTCAGGTGGTTCTACCTCGGTAGATATCACCATGAAAGGGATTGATAAAGCCTACGGGGTAGGGGAGTTCCTGGAGCAAACCGGGCTCCAACCCGCGCAGGTGCTATTTGTTGGGGATCGCCTTGACCCCGATGGAAACGACTACCCGGCGGTGCGCACCGGGGTGCAAACCCGCGCAACTTCCGGCCCCGGGCAAACCGAAGCAATTATTGCGCAAGTATTGGCTGGTTGA